In the Malania oleifera isolate guangnan ecotype guangnan chromosome 1, ASM2987363v1, whole genome shotgun sequence genome, one interval contains:
- the LOC131157517 gene encoding uncharacterized protein LOC131157517, producing MAAHFSSFAAKIRALHREPPMLDPPKGNYRPRPAYNDTKNDNDLVQIRPARLEFPKFEGNKLNVLNDQVHTLEEILNEGDEGVIKNHDELRANPNEGNTPEITLHAMVGSISPKTMRLVGKIKGEQVVIIIDSGSTHNFVDLAVIKKLNWPFKAQGQIRVRVANGQEMTSEGRCLNLPITLQRYMGKVDVYMLVLAGCDMVLGVQWLSTLGPILWDFTKMTMWFTWNDAPLVLQGLTSKNLLEEQLFYKKHPLGVTLQLLDQAKEEEKGAEDDVISTVLTNFQRVFEDPKGLPPRRAQDHAISLIEGAQSICVQPYRYLFFQKEEIEKIIRELLGLGTIRPSQSPFSSPVLSVRKADGTWRMCVDYRAWNLVMVKDKFPIPVINELLDELNGANIFFKLDLRSSYHQIRVKDEDIQNTAFRTHEGHYEFLVMSFGLTNTPSTFQSLMNEIFVPFLRRFILVFFNDILIYSRSMEEHVRHLEVTLKLLEQHQLYAKRSKCIFGCKQVEYLGHLVSKEGVQANPQS from the exons ATGGCTGCACATTTCAGCTCATTTGCAGCTAAAATAAGGGCCCTTCACCGTGAACCACCTATGCTAGACCCACCCAAAGGCAATTATAGACCACGACCAGCTTATAATGACACTAAGAATGACAATGATTTGGTGCAAATCCGACCAGCTAGGCTCGAATTTCCTAAGTTTGAAG GCAATAAGCTCAATGTCTTGAATGATCAGGTGCATACATTGGAGGAAATTTTGAATGAGGGAGATGAAGGAGTAATAAAAAACCATGATGAATTGCGAGCTAATCCGAATGAAGGAAACACACCTGAAATTACTCTCCATGCTATGGTTGGGTCTATTAGTCCCAAAACCATGAGACTTGTGGGgaaaattaagggggagcaagtGGTAATTATCATTGATAGTGGGAGCACTCATAATTTTGTGGATTTAGCTGTCATTAAGAAGTTGAATTGGCCATTTAAAGCACAAGGGCAGATTCGGGTGAGGGTTGCTAATGGGCAAGAAATGACTAGTGAAGGAAGGTGTTTGAATCTTCCCATAACCCTTCAAAGGTACATGGGGAAAGTAGATGTGTATATGCTTGTTTTGGCTGGTTGTGATATGGTGTTAGGAGTACAATGGCTTAGCACTTTGGGTCCTATTCTATGGGATTTCACTAAAATGACTATGTGGTTTACTTGGAATGATGCACCATTGGTGCTACAAGGATTAACATCAAAAAACTTGTTGGAGGAGCAATTGTTCTACAAAAAGCATCCCTTAGGAGTGACATTACAGCTGCTGGACCAAGctaaagaggaagagaaaggagCTGAAGATGATGTTATATCTACAGTTTTGACCAATTTCCAGCGTGTCTTCGAAGACCCTAAAGGGTTACCACCTAGAAGAGCTCAAGATCATGCCATATCTTTGATTGAGGGAGCACAATCAATTTGTGTTCAACCTTACCGTTACctattttttcaaaaagaagagATAGAGAAGATTATCCGGGAGTTGTTGGGATTAGGCACTATTAGGCCAAGCCAAAGCCCATTTTCTTCCCCCGTTCTGTCGGTAAGGAAAGCAGATGGTACTTGGCGTATGTGTGTGGATTATAGGGCCTGGAACCTAGTCATGGTTAAGGACAAATTTCCGATACCCGTGATCAATGAATTATTGGATGAATTGAATGGGGCGAATATTTTCTTTAAGCTGGATTTAAGGTCCAGTTATCATCAAATTCGAGTTAAGGATGAAGATATTCAAAATACAGCATTTAGGACACACGAGGGTCATTATGAGTTCCTAGtgatgtcgtttgggttgaccaaCACACCATCCACTTTCCAATCGCTGATGAATGAGATATTTGTGCCCTTCCTAAGAAGGTTTATCTTGGTTTTCTTCAATGACATTCTAATCTATAGTAGGAGCATGGAGGAGCATGTTAGGCACTTGGAAGTGACTTTGAAGCTGCTGGAACAGCACCAGCTGTATGCAAAACGATCCAAATGCATATTTGGATGCAAGCAAGTTGAATATTTGGGTCATTTGGTGTCTAAGGAGGGAGTGCAAGCCAACCCTCAAAGTTGA